Part of the Nostoc sp. ATCC 53789 genome, AAAACATTTTACTAATTTTTTATTTATGATTTTCTGGTGGCTGTTTGGACAATCCCCTTGAGCCAGAACAAAGTATGATTATGGTGCAAGTCTGGCCTTACCAAGACGCTGTTTTTCATACCATTGTGCGATCGCAGGTGCCCAATCTTCAAAGTGAGGCCACATCATTTCACACAATTTCTGAATTTCAAGTTGAGCATCTTTCTTATTTCTCAGGTCACAAAAATGCAAGAAAGACCTTAAATTGAAACTCACTACAAAATGCTGGCGATAGTCAAAAGGCACTTTACCTCTTGCGTGTTCTTCAGACATTCCACCCTCAAAATCAGCTTGATATCGTTTAGCTGCTTCCAAACACCACTCCAAATCTGCTGCTCGTTGCTCTGGTGAATAATGGTATTTTTTGCCTTGTCTATCAGTGTAATAACCAACAGGGCGTAGGTAAAAAACATCTTCTATGTCTTTCTTACCTTCT contains:
- the thyX gene encoding FAD-dependent thymidylate synthase is translated as MHRFRVEVIAKTPNPQQVIYAAMHQDYTDGFVFDERDSWPSESQSGEVIVKRLLAGERGHYGPLEHPQIVFNCGYFPHSVMQQARTHRVGVSFDVQSFRYTGNQFIDVLEGKKDIEDVFYLRPVGYYTDRQGKKYHYSPEQRAADLEWCLEAAKRYQADFEGGMSEEHARGKVPFDYRQHFVVSFNLRSFLHFCDLRNKKDAQLEIQKLCEMMWPHFEDWAPAIAQWYEKQRLGKARLAP